The following coding sequences are from one Liolophura sinensis isolate JHLJ2023 chromosome 12, CUHK_Ljap_v2, whole genome shotgun sequence window:
- the LOC135479090 gene encoding gastrula zinc finger protein XlCGF57.1-like → MTAHSFSTSLKHFRSQSGEKTFKCSRCDYRGKTKWCLIKHVRTHTGEKPFKCTRCDYRCAQQVHLTRHIRTHTGEKPFKCSRCSDRFRTKWSLTTHVRTHTGEKPFKCAWCDYRCSDKSSLTSHLRNHTGEKPFKCAWCDYRCSAKSSLTTHVRTHTGEKPFKCAWCDYRCSAKSSLISHVKTHTGEKPFKCEWCDYRCSAKWSITRHLRIHTGEKPFKCSLCDYRCNVKSSLTSHLRTHTGEKPFRCEWCDYRCSVQRNLTRHVKTHTGEKPFKCTRCDYRCARQVHLTRHIQTHTGEKAFKCSRCNYSSNYKGNLHKHIRIHSEEKPYECNLCDYRGRGKSALSKHVRTHTGEKPFRCALCDYRCSAKSSLTSHLRTHTGEKTFKCAWCNDRFSCQSDLTRHVKTHTGEKPFKCTRCDYRCARQVHLTRHIRTHTGEKPFKCFRCNYISNDKGNLDKHMRIHSKEKPYKCTLCDYRGRGKSALNKHVRTHTREHAFKCTLCDYSCNRRDYLKNHMIAHKGEKPFKCTWCDYRCSKRDYLTKHVRTHTGQKQFLCSHCGHRCSDRHALEVHTRTHTGEKPFKCAWV, encoded by the coding sequence ATGACAGCACACTCTTTCTCCACtagtttgaaacatttcagAAGTCAAAGCGGAGAAAAGACTTTTAAATGCTCGAGATGTGATTACAGAGGTAAAACCAAGTGGTGCCTAATTAAACACGTGAGAACACACACGGGAGAGAAACCCTTCAAATGTACCAGATGTGATTACAGATGTGCACAGCAGGTTCATCTTACTAGGCATATCCGaactcacacaggagagaaaccaTTTAAATGTTCTCGGTGTAGTGACAGATTTCGTACTAAGTGGTCCCTAACTACACATGTCAGAACTCATACAGGAGAGAAACCCTTCAAATGtgcctggtgtgattacagatgtagtgacAAGTCGTCCCTAACTAGCCATTTAAGAAatcacacaggagagaaaccgTTCAAATGtgcctggtgtgattacagatgtagtgcCAAGTCGTCATTAACTACCCATGTCAGAACTCACACGGGAGAGAAACCCTTCAAATGtgcctggtgtgattacagatgtagtgcCAAGTCGTCCCTAATTAGCCATGTCAAaactcacacaggagagaaacccTTCAAATGTGaatggtgtgattacagatgtagtgcCAAGTGGTCCATAACAAGACATCTTAGAATTCACACCGGAGAGAAGCCCTTCAAATGTTCcttgtgtgattacagatgtaatGTCAAGTCGTCCCTAACTAGCCATCTCAGAACTCATACAGGAGAGAAACCCTTTAGATGTGAATGGTGTGATTATAGATGTAGTGTGCAGAGAAATCTAACTAGACACGTCAAAACACACACGGGAGAGAAACCCTTCAAATGTACCAGATGTGATTACAGATGTGCGCGGCAGGTTCATCTAACTAGGCATATCCAaactcacacaggagagaaagCATTTAAATGTTCGCGGTGTAACTATAGTTCTAATTATAAAGGTAATTTACATAAACACATTAGAATTCACTCTGAAGAGAAGCCATACGAGTGTAACCTCTGTGATTACAGAGGTAGAGGTAAGTCCGCTCTGAGTAAACACGTCAGAACTCACACCGGAGAGAAACCCTTCAGATGTGCcttgtgtgattacagatgtagtgcCAAGTCGTCCCTAACTAGCCATCTGAGAACCCACACAGGAGAGAAAACCTTTAAATGCGCCTGGTGCAATGACAGATTTAGTTGTCAGAGTGATTTAACTAGACACGTCAAAACACACACGGGagagaaaccattcaaatgtaccAGATGTGATTACAGATGTGCACGGCAGGTTCATCTAACTAGGCATATCCGaactcacacaggagagaaaccaTTTAAATGCTTTCGGTGTAATTACATTTCTAATGATAAGGGTAACTTAGATAAACACATGAGAATTCACTCTAAAGAGAAGCCATACAAGTGTACCTTGTGTGATTACAGAGGTAGAGGTAAGTCAGCTCTGAACAAACACGTCAGAACTCATACAAGAGAGCACGCCTTTAAATGTACCTTGTGTGATTACAGTTGTAATCGGAGAGATTATCTGAAGAACCACATGATAGCTCACAAAGGAGAAAAACCTTTCAAATGcacctggtgtgattacaggtGTAGTAAACGAGATTATCTAACTAAACATGTCAGAACTCACACAGGACAGAAACAATTTCTGTGTAGCCATTGTGGTCACAGGTGTAGTGACAGACATGCTCTAGAGGTGCATACTAGaactcacacaggagagaaacccTTCAAATGTGCCtgggtgtga
- the LOC135479349 gene encoding oocyte zinc finger protein XlCOF28-like yields the protein TRHIQTHIGEKPFKCSRCNYSSNYKGNLDKHIRIHSKEKAYKCTVCDYRGRGKSALNKHVRTHTREHAFKCTLCDYSCNRRDYLKNHMIAHKGEKPFKCTWCDYRCSKRDYLTKHVRTHTGQKQFLCSHCGHRCSDRHALEVHTRTHTGENPFKCAWCDYRCCSRSSLTLHTRSHTREKP from the coding sequence ACTAGGCATATCCAAACTCACATAGGAGAGAAACCATTTAAATGTTCGCGGTGTAATTACAGCTCTAATTATAAAGGTAACTTAGATAAACACATTAGAATTCACTCTAAAGAGAAGGCATACAAGTGTACCGTGTGTGATTACAGAGGTAGAGGTAAGTCAGCTCTGAACAAACACGTCAGAACTCATACAAGAGAGCACGCCTTTAAATGTACCTTGTGTGATTACAGTTGTAATCGGAGAGATTATCTGAAGAACCACATGATAGCTCACAAAGGAGAAAAACCTTTCAAATGcacctggtgtgattacaggtGTAGTAAACGAGATTATCTAACTAAACATGTCAGAACTCACACAGGACAGAAACAATTTCTGTGTAGCCATTGTGGTCACAGGTGTAGTGACAGACATGCTCTAGAGGTGCATACTAGaactcacacaggagagaatCCCTTCAAATGtgcctggtgtgattacagatgttgtAGCAGGTCGTCCCTAACTCTCCACACCAGATCTCACACACGAGAGAAACCctag
- the LOC135479348 gene encoding zinc finger protein 135-like, whose product MTCKDEPLFTADQNGCGQPPELQISSRSSPCSLMAFKEEPLFTADENGCNQRPDFQTSSQCSPCSPMTFKEEPLFTADQNGCGQPPGLQISSQWSFCSSVTCKEEPLFTTDQNGCGQPPDLQTSSQCSPRSPVTCKEEPLFTADENGCGQSPDLQTSSQCSPCSPVTCKEEPLFTADQNGCGQPPDLQTSSQCSPCSPVTCKEEPLFTADQNGCDQHPELQISSRSPPCFPMAFKDEPSFTADGNGCDQRPERQISSRSPLCFPMAFKEEPLFTADENGCDQRPDLQTSSQCSPCSPMAFKEEPLFTDDENGCDQRPELQIASQCSPCSTITFKEEPSFTTDENGCDQHPELQISSRSSPCSPITFKEEPLFTADENGCNQRPDLQISTQNSSFSPITFKEEQLLTADKNGCGQRPELQISSQNSPCPSMEPLFTADENGCGHRPDVQISSQTLPSPTTNKEETLIITDENGYRMDAFILEAHSSSSGLKDFRSHSGEKTFKCSRCDYRGKTKWCQIRHMRTHTGEKPFKCSRCDYRCAQEVHLTRHMRTHTVEKPFECSRCNDRFRTKWTLTTHFRNHTGEKAFKCAWCDYRCRNRSSLSTHVRIHTGEKPFKCLWCDYRCSAKSSLTSHIKTHTKEKPFKCEWCDFKCSAKWSLTRHLRIHTGEKPFKCEWCDYRCSAKSSLTSHLRTHTGEKPFKCAWCDYRCSDKSSLTSHLKTHTGEKPFKCAWCDYRCSAKWSLTDHLRTHTGEKPFKCTWCDYRCSAKWSLTSHVKTHTREKPFKCEGCDYRCSTKWSLTTHLRIHTGEKPFKCSLCDYRCNVKSSLTSHLRTHTGEKPFKCSLCDYRGNVKSSLTGHLRTHTGEKPFKCAWCDYRCSVQKSLTRHVKRHTGEKPFKCT is encoded by the coding sequence ATGACGTGTAAGGATGAACCATTATTTACAGCTGACCAGAACGGCTGTGGTCAGCCTCCTGAACTCCAGATTTCCTCACGAAGCTCACCTTGTTCTCTCATGGCGTTTAAGGAGGAACCATTGTTTACAGCTGACGAGAACGGCTGTAATCAGCGTCCAGATTTCCAGACTTCCTCACAATGCTCTCCTTGTTCTCCCATGACGTTTAAGGAGGAGCCATTATTTACAGCTGACCAGAACGGCTGTGGTCAGCCTCCAGGCCTCCAGATTTCCTCACAATGGTCTTTTTGTTCTTCCGTGACGTGTAAGGAGGAGCCATTATTTACAACTGACCAGAACGGCTGTGGTCAGCCTCCAGATCTCCAGACTTCCTCACAATGCTCTCCTCGTTCTCCCGTGACGTGTAAGGAGGAGCCATTATTTACAGCTGACGAGAACGGCTGTGGTCAGTCTCCAGATCTCCAGACTTCCTCACAATGCTCTCCTTGTTCTCCCGTGACGTGTAAGGAGGAGCCATTATTTACAGCTGACCAGAACGGCTGTGGTCAGCCTCCAGATCTCCAGACTTCCTCACAATGCTCTCCTTGTTCTCCCGTGACGTGTAAGGAGGAGCCATTGTTTACAGCTGACCAGAACGGCTGTGATCAGCACCCAGAGCTCCAGATTTCCTCACGAAGCCCTCCTTGTTTTCCCATGGCGTTTAAGGATGAACCATCATTTACAGCTGATGGGAACGGCTGTGATCAGCGCCCAGAGCGCCAGATTTCCTCACGAAGCCCTCTTTGTTTTCCCATGGCGTTTAAGGAGGAACCATTATTTACAGCTGACGAGAACGGCTGTGATCAGCGCCCAGATCTCCAGACTTCCTCACAATGCTCTCCTTGTTCTCCCATGGCGTTTAAGGAGGAACCATTATTTACAGATGACGAGAACGGCTGTGATCAGCGCCCAGAGCTCCAGATTGCCTCACAATGCTCTCCTTGTTCTACGATAACGTTTAAGGAGGAACCATCATTTACTACTGACGAGAACGGCTGTGATCAGCACCCAGAGCTCCAGATTTCCTCACGAAGCTCTCCTTGTTCTCCCATAACGTTTAAGGAGGAACCATTGTTTACAGCTGACGAGAACGGCTGTAATCAGCGCCCAGATCTCCAGATTTCAACTCAAAACTCTTCCTTTTCTCCCATAACGTTTAAGGAAGAACAATTATTGACAGCTGACAAGAATGGCTGTGGTCAGCGCCCAGAGCTCCAGATTTCCTCTCAAAACTCTCCTTGTCCTTCCATGGAGCCATTATTTACAGCTGACGAGAATGGCTGTGGTCATCGTCCAGATGTCCAGATTTCTTCTCAAACCTTGCCTTCTCCCACGACAAATAAGGAGGAAACACTGATTATAACTGATGAGAACGGCTACCGTATGGACGCGTTTATATTGGAAGCACATTCTTCCTCCAGTGGTTTGAAAGATTTCAGAAGTCACAGCGGAGAAAAGACCTTTAAATGTTCGAGATGTGATTACAGAGGTAAAACCAAGTGGTGTCAAATTAGACACATGAGAacacacacaggagagaaacccTTCAAATGTTCCAGATGTGATTACAGATGTGCACAAGAGGTTCATCTTACTAGGCATATGCGAACTCACACAGTAGAGAAACCATTTGAATGTTCTCGGTGTAATGACAGATTTCGTACTAAGTGGACCCTAACTACCCATTTCAGAAATcacacaggagagaaagccTTCAAATGtgcctggtgtgattacagatgtaggAACAGGTCGTCCTTAAGTACACATGTCAGAAttcacacaggagagaaacccTTCAAATGTCtctggtgtgattacagatgtagtgcCAAGTCGTCCCTAACCAGCCATATCAAAACTCACACAAAAGAGAAACCCTTCAAATGTGAATGGTGTGATTTCAAATGCAGTGCAAAGTGGTCCCTGACTAGACATCTTAGAATTCACACCGGAGAGAAACCCTTCAAATGTGaatggtgtgattacagatgtagtgcCAAGTCGTCCCTAACTAGCCATCTGAGaactcacacaggagagaaacccTTCAAATGtgcctggtgtgattacagatgtagtgacAAGTCGTCCCTAACTAGCCATCTGAAAACTCACACCGGAGAGAAACCCTTCAAATGtgcctggtgtgattacagatgtagtgcCAAGTGGTCCCTAACTGACCATCTGAGaactcacacaggagagaaacccttcaaatgtacctggtgtgattacagatgtagtgcCAAGTGGTCCCTAACTAGCCATGTCAAAACTCACACAAGAGAGAAACCCTTCAAATGTGAAgggtgtgattacagatgtagtacAAAATGGTCCCTGACTACACATCTTAGAATTCACACCGGAGAGAAGCCCTTCAAATGTTCCTTGTGCGATTACAGATGTAATGTCAAGTCGTCCCTAACTAGCCATCTGAGaactcacacaggagagaaacccTTCAAATGTTCCTTGTGCGATTACAGAGGTAATGTCAAGTCGTCCCTAACTGGCCATCTGAGAACTCACACCGGAGAGAAACCCTTCAAATGtgcctggtgtgattacagatgtagcGTGCAGAAAAGTCTAACTAGACATGTCAAAAGACACACGGGAGAGAAACCCTTCAAATGTACGTGA
- the LOC135479350 gene encoding zinc finger protein 585B-like: MTNLTAKNTAEGQFNVDQMLHQEEMDTKLQYYSVKSEGHPISLPDQRPDLQTSSQSSPCSTMTFKEEPFTADNKGCHQRPDIQTPSQCSPCSTMTFKEEPLFTADNKGCHQRPDIQTSSQCSPCSTMTFKEEPLFTADNKGCDQRPDIQTSSQCSPCSTMTFKEEPLFTADNKGCDQRPDIQTSSQCSPCSTMTFKEEPLFTADNKGCDQRPDLQTSSQCSPCSTMIFKEEPLFTADNKGCDQRPDLQTSSLISSCSGVTTEEETVIITDENGYIIDRLTMTSHSSSSGDNSRNLTEETCGTSQSRETRLCNEGYYPCDRIEKPFRCSWCDYRCNEESTLNLHIRIHTGEKEFKCTWCDYSCNYKSTLVIHMRAHTGEKPFKCTRCDYKCRDHSALAKHNRTHTGEKPYRCTWCDYRCKDKSNLLSKFNETPCSSRGTLSSLGFGRIRIDGIWWVWLDKDRLDMVGLVG; this comes from the exons ATGACAAATCTTACTGCGAAGAATACAGCTGAGGGGCAGTTTAATGTAGACCAGATGCTCCATCAGGAGGAAATGGACACCAAGCTCCAGTATTACTCTGTAAAGTCTGAAG gACACCCTATTAGTTTACCTGATCAGCGTCCAGATCTCCAGACTTCCTCACAAAGCTCACCTTGTTCTACCATGACATTTAAGGAGGAACCATTTACAGCTGACAATAAAGGCTGTCATCAGCGTCCAGATATCCAGACTCCCTCACAATGCTCTCCTTGTTCTACCATGACATTTAAGGAGGAACCATTATTTACAGCTGACAATAAAGGCTGTCATCAGCGTCCAGATATCCAGACTTCCTCACAATGCTCTCCTTGTTCTACCATGACATTTAAGGAGGAACCATTATTTACAGCTGACAATAAAGGCTGTGATCAGCGTCCAGATATCCAGACTTCCTCACAATGCTCTCCTTGTTCTACCATGACATTTAAGGAGGAACCATTATTTACAGCTGACAATAAAGGCTGTGATCAGCGTCCAGATATCCAGACTTCCTCACAATGCTCTCCTTGTTCTACCATGACATTTAAGGAGGAACCATTATTTACAGCTGACAATAAAGGCTGTGATCAGCGTCCAGATCTCCAGACTTCCTCACAATGCTCTCCTTGTTCTACCATGATATTTAAGGAGGAACCATTATTTACAGCTGACAATAAAGGCTGTGATCAGCGTCCAGATCTCCAGACTTCCTCACTAATCTCGTCTTGTTCTGGTGTGACAACTGAGGAGGAAACAGTGATTATAACTGATGAGAATGGCTATATCATCGACAGACTTACTATGACATCACACTCTTCCTCCAGTGGTGACAACAGCAGAAATTTAACTGAAGAAACTTGTGGTACATCACAGAGCAGAGAGACCAGGCTGTGCAACGAAGGGTATTATCCGTGTGACAGAATAGAGAAACCATTTAGATGTAgctggtgtgattacagatgtaatGAGGAGAGTACCCTAAATTTACACATCAGAATTCACACAGGGGAGAAGGAGTTtaaatgtacctggtgtgattacagtTGCAACTATAAAAGTACTCTGGTTATCCATATGAGAGCTCACACTGGAGAGAAACCGTTCAAATGTACCAGGTGTGATTACAAATGCAGGGATCACAGTGCTTTAGCTAAGCACAATAGAAcgcacacaggagagaaaccgTACAGATGTACTTGGTGTGATTACAGGTGTAAAGATAAGAGTAATTTACTG aGTAAATTTAatgaaacgccgtgttcaagccggGGCACCCTCTCCTCTCTTGGGTTTGGTCGGATAAGGATAGATGGGATATGGTGGGTTTGGTTGGATAAggatagattggatatggtgGGTTTGGTCGGATAA